Within the Anguilla rostrata isolate EN2019 chromosome 6, ASM1855537v3, whole genome shotgun sequence genome, the region cactatccagagcgacttaccaaccttttttttcaaaatacataagTACTTTGTGTTACATTGTAGGACAGCTGGGAAGGAGGGTGTTAACATAGCCAATGCAGGCAGAGGAGTCCTGACTGCCACTACCAGGAGGCCAGGAGAGGCTAGTTCATTGGCAGCATGAGGACTGCTGAACAGACATGCCAAAGAATCACAcccagagagagatagagagagagagaaagagagaggggggagagatggagggggagggagggagagagagagagagggagagaggagaggtggagacaATGGGGGCcgcaagaggaggaggacaaagaggaaaagtgggagtgagagagagggagggagagggagagtgggagggatggagagcaGTGCTGGGATACAGGATGTTGTTGCTAGGGAACAGAGACAATGACACAGAAGGTCTGTCTGTAGCAGTGCATGGGGAAGAGAATGAGCGAATGGTGGGAGGGTTTTATACaaatgcacgcatacacacaagcacacatgcacgcacacacacacagggcattCAGAAATAACAACACACAGCCACCCAGCAGAGTCAGGGCGCTGGCCGTGTGGGTAGGGGGGCTCAGGGGGGCTGATTGGGGGAGGGAGGACTCCGGGAACACCCCTGCTGGGGGACAGAAGGTGCGCCGGACGGAATAGAGCCAAGACGAGAGGGAGGAGCGAGTGCTGCACACAGCAACGCCGGCGTTAGACGGGGGGTCTGCTGAACCCCACCCCTGGACCCCGGAACCCCCGACCCACAGCGCCAGGGACAGGAGGAACAGGAACCCTGACCCACAGTGCCAGGGACAGGAGGAACAGGAACCCTGACCCACAGTGCCAGGgacaggaggaacaggaggaacaggaggaagAGAACACTGAAAGGAGGACACGGCCCAGCAGTGGAATACAAAGGGAAGCCGTCGCCCCAACACGTGAGTCGCGCTCCCCGATATCAACACTTTAGGGCGTAGTctttgggaggggtggggtggggtgggatggggggatggggggtgtcTTCGCTGTTCCTCTCGTTTGAAAATTCCGACTGTTGACGAGCCGGGCAGAAGATTTTGGCGGTGGTTACGTAAGACAGCTGCTCTCTCGCAGCGGAACACGGGCTCGGGCGTCTGATGTCTCCCCTCAGAATCACGGTCTGAGACCCCAGATCCAGCCCGCTACTCACAGCGCTCCTGTTCGCTTGCTACGGGGTCTCCAGGgcaagcaagtgtgtgtgtgtgtgtgtgcgtgtgtgagcgtgtgtgtgtgtatgtgtgtgtgtgtgcgtgtgtgtgagttagcaTGCTGTTGTCTAACGAGTGCATtggtgtgatgtgtatgtgacAAATAGTGTGCATGCGCAACCAGTTGCATGTaaatggtgcatgtgtgtgtgtgtgaatcatgTCTGATGATGTTGTGTGGTGCTACGTGGTGTGgtcatgtgtggtgtgtgtgtctgtgtgtggtgcgtgtgtggtgtgtgtgtgtgtgtgtgtgtgtgatgtgtgtgtgtgtgtgtgtgtgtgtggtgtgcttaTACCACGACCCCCATGCCATGCAATAAGAAAGACTTGCATGAACAACATGCAGTAAAAGCGTGTGGGATTTGATGATGTCTGGCACGGAGCtgggatgctgtgtgtgtgtgtgtgtgtgtgtgtgcgtgtgtgtatttttgcagtGACCCTGGAAAGATGGGTGCCACAGAAGCCACTCTGAGGATGGAGAACATGGAGGTGAAAGATGAGTGGCAGGATGAAGACTTCCCCAGGTAGGGTAGTCAcagtcactctctcactcttagtcactcagtcagtaagtcagtcacagtcactcagGCAGTCTCTGTCATAGTCAGTCAatctctcagtcacagtcatttaggcagtcagtcagtcacagtcactcagtcattctctcagtcacagtcactcactcagtaagtcagtcacagtcactcagtcattctctcagtcacagtcacttaCTCAGTaagtcagtcacagtcactcagtcattctctcagtcacagtcactcagTCATTCTCTCAGTCACTGTCACTCAggtagtcagtcagtcacagtcactcagtcagtcagtcagtcacagtcactcaggcagtcagtcagtcacagtcactcagtcaataggtcagtcacagtcactcgGTCATTCTCTTAGTCACAGTCACTCAGACAGTCTCTGTCACAGTCACTCAGTCATTccctcagtcacagtcactcagtcagttaGTTAGTCACAGTCACTCAGTTAGTTAGTCACAGTCACTCAGTAattctctcagtcacagtcactcagCCATTCTCTCAGTCACGGCCACACAGCCattctctcagtcacagtcacacagccatTCTCTCAGTCACTGTCActcaggcagtcagtcagtcacaatCACTCAGTTAGttagtcagtcacagtcactcagtcattctctctgtcacagtcactcagtcattctctcagtcacagtcactagtcagtcagccagtcacagtcactcagttattctctcagtcacagtcactagtcagtcacagtcactcagtcatctctcagtcacagtcactcagCAGTCTTGTCACAGTCACTCAGTCattctctcagtcacagtcactagtcagtcacagtcactcagtcagttaGTCACAGTCACTCAGAGTCAGTCCAGTCCACGCCATCTCTAGTCACAGTCACTCATCATTCTCTATCAGTCCAGCAGTCACAGTCCATCTCATTCAGTCACTGTCACTCAGGCAGTCAGCCAGTCACAGTCACTCAGTCATTCTCTCTGTCACAGTCACTCAGGCAGTCTCTGTCACATCCTCTTAGTCATAACACCTTTGTCAGTCATAGTCACAGCCATATTCTAAATTTGGAAGAAAGAAATAAGGgatgaaattgatttttaaaagaatatgaaaggttataatgatgatgaatgatgattgatgaaaacataaatacaaagaaataaaaattctgagggagaaagagaaagaaagggatgaagaaagggagggagagaaagagagcacggAAGAGATGTTCAGCCTTTTGATCTGTACTTTAAAGAGGCAGGTGCATCTCTGACCATATATGGTCATGcctgaggtcatgtgacagtgTCCAAAGTTAGCAACACAACAGCATCCCAGGAATATGGAGTCAGGGCTTCGTTAAACCAGCTAATTACATAACCAGCTGGCACACTAACCCAGCTAATTACACATACCAGCCTGGCACACTACCGCAATACACACATAACCCAGCAAATTACACATGTAAACCAACCTATGGTACACCTAACCCAGCCTATTGCACACTTAACCCAGCTAATTCAAACATAACCCAGCTTTCTGTAATTAACCAGAGAATTGTGCACATAACCCAACTAATTGAGCGCACAACTAGCTAGTGTTACACAGAGCCCAGCTATTGGTGCACTGCACTTGTTTTCAAACTGGTGGCTGTTATCTGAAAGGACTAAAGCAGGGGacccagtcttatctgaaaagggcagATGTGGACAAAACGCGATTCACCTAATTAACTAGTCGTGTGGGCTTTAATAAGGACCATGATAAACAGAATCAGGTGTCTCAGCTAATTAACTAGTCGTGTGGGCTTTAATAAGGACCATGATGAACAGAATCaggtgtctcagtgctgtgtaaaaacaaacacctgccccagcccttttcagataagacaggACACCCCGGGACCAAAGCATGCCAGCTGGGTTTAAACTCATTTTGCATGATCCTCGCTGTGCACTTTCCTCCGCTGTTGCAGGCCTCTGCCAGAAGAGGGCGATATGGAGTCGTCCTGCAGCCTCATGGGAGGTGGGGCCTGTGAGTAGACCTCTATCCAGTCCCCAAACTGGGAACCCCCCCAAACTGGGAACCCTTTcctttattgtttaaaaaaacagctgcaccTTCATTATTAACAGCCTATCACAGGCCCCAGCTGCTGActgcatacagaaataaatacagctttttcctgaacacacacatgcatacatacacatacatgcatacacacacgtacatgcatacatacacagatgtgacacacacatacatgtgacacgcacatacatgcatacatacacacacatgcatacacacacgtacatgcatacacacatgtacatgcatacacacacgtacatgcatacatacacatacatgtgggcatgtacatacatgtgtacatacacacaccacatgtggacacacatacatgtgtacatggACATACATGTGGACACGTATACCCAAAGCATACAGATCACATGCAATTACCCACCTGCAGACAGGTACAGATCACATGCTATTACCCACCTGCAGACAGGTACAGATCACATGCTATTACCCACCTGCAGACAGGTACAGATCACATGCTATTACCCACCTGCAGACAGGTACAGCTGTCACAGTATCCGCAGAATGAAAGAGGGCTTATGGTTTGTTTAAGTTGACCTTGTAACTGTAAAACTACTGACATGTGAGTGCTGGTCTCTGACCTCAAGCATTGTTTCCTCTCGCTCAGCTCCGCCCACATCCTTGAACGttgatggagggggaggggctgggggcccTGCCAATCGGAAGAGGCGTACACTGGTTGCCCCGGAGATGAACCTGTCTCTTGACCAGAGTGATGGGTCCCTGGACACGCCCGATGACCTGGACATCAATGTGGACGACATGGAGACCCCTGATGACACTGACTCACTGGAGTTCATCACCAATGGCAACGACCTGGAGTGGGAAGGTCAgcctggggtcaggggtcacaggaCAGCAGAAGCATGTTTGGACTCAGAAGATCGAAGCCTGGCACTTAGGAGATGCCTGATTTTTTCTTGAATAGTCTTTAAACAGTTTCGAACTTAATGTTAACCCTCACAAAATGTAGGAGACTGGATCAAAGACATAGTTGGAACAAATTTTTTGTGCATCTTCCTTGGCTTGCAATGAATACTGTTGCTGCAGCTGATATGAAGTCTCTATGAAAGACTATAGACACGCTACTCAGCTCCAGGTCCTgcgggctgcagtgtctgtagcTCCAGCCATAcactacaccaccagatttcactcATTACTTTACCTCCTTGGTCCAGGAAGAgagctcattagtgaaatctggtggtgtagtAAATGGGTGCGGTGCATGTGGTCTTGACTGAGCTGTTAGCAGCTGTAGTGGCTTTCCTGGCCAATGTGAATGACTTTTATGCTCAGttgagaaaaataaacctgGGGAAATGGTGACCCACACTAAACTGGCACCGAAACGGCCCCTGGCAGCAGGAAAACGAAAAATCACCACTAAGAGGTTTGCGTATGTTAAGCAGGCTAGGCAACTAGATTAAGTTTGGTCATTTGCCTTAGGACAAATAATACCTCCTGTTTGCAAACGTaaattagaaaaacaaaattcatggGTACAGTTACCACAGAACTGAGTGATTGAAGAATTCAACCTCTTATTATTCTTTTCTCTGACTAAAGAAACTAAAACCCAGAAGTGTTGCCCCCAACGCGGCAGgtaaaacaggaagaggaggagccagTGGGGATATGGCTCCGCCCTTCCTGGCATTAGAGACAGCGTATTGGCCAGcagtgggggggatggggggagctGTAAGTACAGAGGGCGGAGCGGGCGCTGGGAGGCTAACGCGTCCCGGCTGCGTGTTTCCTGCCCACGCAGACGACACCCCCGTCACTGCGGCGAGGGCTGCCCctggcgagggggcggggccagcgggaGAGGGCGGAGACGGCGTGGAGCGGCTCTGGCGGACGGTGATCATCGGCGAGCAGGAGAGCCGCATCGACATGCAGGTCATCCGGCCGTACCTGCGCGTGATCACGCACGGAGGTCAGTACTGCCggccaccagcagggggcgccctcTCCATTCACATCACATTTAGAGCTCTATCAGCTGCTCTCAGAAAGGGCCGCTCACACAGGTAATACTCACTCCGTTTACACCACTGGAcattactgaagcagtgcaggctGAGTGCCTatgggtacaacagcagtgccacaCCCGGaaatcaaaccagcaacctctCAGTTCCCTAACTACCATCCTACACTGCTGTGAATATAATCAGAGCAGACTTACCTGCCAGTCACCTGTTCCTTACACTTCACCCCTTCAGGTTACTATGGAGACGAGCTGAACGCCATCATCGTGTTCTCAGCCTGTTACCTACCTGACAGCAGCTATGCTGAGTACCATTACATCATGGAGAACCTCTTCCTGTGAGTGACCCGTAACTATGGAAACGTCTGTGTGCTGTCTGAGTCAGAATGAGCCGTTTGAGCCAGAACGAGCCCTTTGAGTGAGAATTCATCCACAGGTACCAGACTCACCTGAGTGTTTAATCCACAGGTACCAGACTCACCTGAGTGTTTAATCCACAGGTATGAGACTCACCTGAGTGTTTAATCCACAGGTACCAGACTCACCTGAGTGTTTAATCCACAGGTACGAGACTCACCTGAGTGTTTAATCCTCAGGTACCAGACTCACCTGAGTGTTTAATCCTCAGGTACCAGACTCACCTGAGTGTTTAATCCTCAGGTACCAGACTCACCTGAGTGTTTAATCCTCAGGTACCAGACTCACCTGAGTGTTTAATGCACAGGTATGAGACTCACCTGAGTGTTTGATCCTCAGGTACCAGACTCACCTGAGTGTTTAATCCACAGGTATGAGACTCACTGAGTTTAATTCGAGTACCAATCACCTGAGTGTTTAAATCCTCAGGTACACAGACTCACTGATGGTTTAATCCACAGGTACCAGACTCACCTGAGTGTTTAATCCTCAGGTATGAGACTCACCTGAGTGTTTAATCCACAGGTATGAGACTCACCTGAGTGTTTAATCCTCAGGTACCAGACTCACCTGAGTGTTTGATCCTCAGGTATGTGATCAGCAGTCTGGAGCTGCTGGTGGCTGAGGATTACATGATCATCTACATGAACGGAGCCACGCCCCGAAGGAGGATGCCTGGGATTGGCTGGCTGAAGAAGTGCTACCAAATGATTGACAGGAGGTACAGAGCTTTTAATTGGCAGAAGCTGAAATACTACCTGGCTATCACAGCAAATTTATTGTCAGCACTTCTGTCTTGATTTGATTATGAATTTATGGGATTTATTTATGGATTTCACTATTTCAAACACCTCATGCTTTATAAAATGACcagataaaatgtattatggaGACGGACGCATATTTATATGGGCTACATTATTAATGCAgaggaaatatgaatgaaaacagaGCAGTTAATGACAGGAAGGTCAAAGTCTATGTGCCACCtaaccccccttctctctccctctctctctccctgtcggtctctccccctctctctctccctctcggtctctccccctcctctctctctccctctcggtcTCTCTTTCTGTACTCTAATTTGTTGTGTCCCTGTCAGGCTGAGGAAGAACCTGAGGGCCATGATCATTGCTCACCCCTCCTGGTTCATCCGCACTGTGCTGGCCGTCTCCAGACCCTTCATCAGGTGAGAGAGGCGCATTTAGCGCATTAATCCACACGGGAGAAATTCATAATCAGGAGCTTCATGCACACAAGAGCTGCTACACCTGCAGACTGCTCCTGAGATCCATCCTCTAGACCACCGGCAGTGAGGCCTGATTTAGCCAAGAACGGCTAAAGGAAGTAAAATAACCAGAAACCTGAGGGCTCAATGCAAAAGCCACTAACCTCACTGTCACGATTATGAGTCACATAAAACCTCCTGTTTAAATAACTTCTGCGTTTGATCTGCATGGGCTGCACACAGTCAGTGAGCCTCATAGAAGCTTCACTTATTCACCCCCACCACAGATATATTAACAATTTACATGATAATTAATGGAATAAAATAACCTGCCATTAAAGGAATTCAATGATTGGCACGTTTCAAAGCAGCTGATTGGTCCAGAAGTTCAGTTTTAAGCCCCCGGAGATGAATGAGAGGTCACTGCTTGATTAAAGGAAGGCCGTGTGTGACACTGTTTCTCCCTTTGTCTCCCACTGCAGCGAAAAATTTATGAACAAAATCCGCTACGCGCacagcctggaggagctggcTGAAATGGTCCCCATGGAGCACGTGCAGATCCCCGATTGCGTCCTGCAGTAAGTACACATGGCCGCCAGAGACAACCAGGCAATATCACTGAGCTGTATGCACAGTATCCAGATTAATAGCCGTGAGTTTCAGTAATGGCTGATGGATCAAACACACGGCCCTTTCATTTCCGTGTAAGGTTCAAACTGCTGGTTTTTTAGCGGCTCAGACTTTCCCAATCGtacaatttcctgtttttttttttgtattgtctCCGTGACAATCTGTAAAAGGTGTTTCAACCTGACTTGAGTTGTCTATGTCTGGACCTTTTCCTAGGTATGATGAAGACAGAATTAAGGCTCAGAAGGAAAGGTAAGACTCATATTTTGTTACTCTCTAAATAAAAGAGCCCCcccatattcatattcataaacatgGCCAGCGAATTTCATATCATAAACACAGTAAATGCAGGCTTTAATGAAAAGACCCTCTGGGGTTACCTCTGTTGTTAGTGAATGTTGCGTCTctcgccccctgcaggatggaacaggaacagcagcagcccaAGGCCCCCACAGAAGGGTAAGAGACATCCCGTCCCGTCCCTCCCTGAGTCCAACCAGCTGCAGAGATCCAGCCCTGCCAGTTTGGCACTGGGGGGTCTCTGCACTGATTTGGGATCAGGGTGGAGTCTTAGTCTTAGTCTGATAAGCTGTATGATGGCATGATTAGTATGATGTGCTTGGGCCTGGGGGGGCTGTTCTGTTCAGTGCACTGCTGGTGTATTC harbors:
- the LOC135258105 gene encoding caytaxin-like, whose protein sequence is MGATEATLRMENMEVKDEWQDEDFPRPLPEEGDMESSCSLMGGGASPPTSLNVDGGGGAGGPANRKRRTLVAPEMNLSLDQSDGSLDTPDDLDINVDDMETPDDTDSLEFITNGNDLEWEDDTPVTAARAAPGEGAGPAGEGGDGVERLWRTVIIGEQESRIDMQVIRPYLRVITHGGYYGDELNAIIVFSACYLPDSSYAEYHYIMENLFLYVISSLELLVAEDYMIIYMNGATPRRRMPGIGWLKKCYQMIDRRLRKNLRAMIIAHPSWFIRTVLAVSRPFISEKFMNKIRYAHSLEELAEMVPMEHVQIPDCVLQYDEDRIKAQKERMEQEQQQPKAPTEGNCD